A stretch of Thermococcus sp. DNA encodes these proteins:
- a CDS encoding redox-regulated ATPase YchF: protein MEIGVVGKPNVGKSTFFSAATLVDVDIANYPFTTIEANVGVTYAIAEHPCKELGCKPNPQNYEYRDGKALIPIKMIDVAGLVPGAHEGRGLGNKFLDDLRMASALIHVVDATGKTDAEGQPTDYHDPVEDIEFLEREIDYWILGILKKGWEKFAKRIKLQHMKLEEAIANHLSGIGVREEDVWEAIHRLGLGNDPTKWTDDDLFAFVREVRRINKPIIIAANKADAASDEGIERLKKEGEKRGYIVVPTSAVAELTLRKAARAGFIDYIPGGSDFKVLKKMSPKQERALELIKERVLNRFGSTGVQEVINRAVFELLNLIPVYPVQDEHKLTDQFGNVLPHVYLLPRGSTPRDLAYKVHTDLGKTFLYAVNARTHRRVGEDYQLEFNDIIKIVATAK, encoded by the coding sequence ATGGAGATAGGCGTCGTTGGAAAGCCAAACGTCGGAAAGTCGACTTTCTTCTCAGCCGCAACGCTGGTTGATGTGGATATAGCCAACTACCCCTTCACGACGATAGAGGCGAACGTCGGCGTAACCTACGCGATAGCGGAGCATCCATGCAAAGAACTCGGTTGCAAGCCAAATCCCCAGAACTACGAGTACCGCGACGGAAAGGCCCTGATCCCAATTAAGATGATAGACGTTGCAGGTTTAGTTCCCGGCGCCCACGAGGGTCGCGGTCTGGGCAACAAGTTCCTCGACGACCTCAGGATGGCCTCAGCCCTGATCCACGTCGTTGACGCAACCGGAAAGACCGACGCCGAGGGACAGCCAACGGACTACCATGACCCTGTCGAGGACATCGAGTTCCTTGAGAGGGAGATAGATTACTGGATACTCGGGATACTCAAGAAGGGCTGGGAAAAGTTTGCGAAGAGGATAAAGCTCCAGCACATGAAGCTTGAGGAGGCGATAGCGAACCACCTCTCTGGGATAGGCGTTAGAGAGGAGGACGTCTGGGAGGCCATCCACAGGCTCGGGCTCGGAAATGACCCAACCAAATGGACTGACGACGATCTCTTCGCCTTCGTCCGCGAGGTGAGGAGGATAAACAAGCCCATTATCATAGCCGCAAACAAGGCCGACGCCGCGAGCGACGAGGGGATTGAGAGGCTGAAAAAGGAGGGCGAAAAGAGAGGCTACATCGTCGTCCCAACGAGCGCAGTGGCCGAACTCACGCTCAGGAAAGCTGCCAGAGCGGGTTTCATCGACTACATCCCGGGGGGTTCCGACTTCAAAGTCCTGAAAAAGATGAGTCCAAAGCAGGAAAGGGCACTTGAACTCATAAAGGAGCGCGTTTTGAACAGGTTCGGCTCAACCGGCGTGCAGGAGGTTATAAACAGAGCCGTGTTCGAGCTACTCAACCTCATCCCGGTTTACCCCGTTCAGGACGAGCACAAGCTTACCGACCAGTTCGGAAACGTCCTGCCCCACGTGTATCTCCTCCCTAGGGGCTCGACGCCGAGGGATCTGGCCTACAAAGTCCACACCGACCTTGGGAAGACCTTCCTCTACGCCGTCAACGCCAGAACCCACAGGCGCGTCGGGGAGGACTACCAGCTTGAGTTCAACGACATCATAAAAATCGTCGCCACAGCAAAGTGA